A genomic stretch from Hemicordylus capensis ecotype Gifberg chromosome 5, rHemCap1.1.pri, whole genome shotgun sequence includes:
- the HMGXB4 gene encoding HMG domain-containing protein 4 isoform X3, with protein MDLLKAITSPLATGSKSSKRSSEKSSHSSFSASNYSESKKEHHKKKPSGSSSDLSLEDGTFHKSKKIKPPYMSTETLTLCEPDGLKMKLILSPKEKGGSTAEEPFPHSAPSMLKKSSKKSSRDEQGSFLPSHDMHSFLKSSRKKHKPPPDPHTPPAAESFSPDTSLFPEGQSNEFELSGLEQQLESGSSSGGELEAGELVIDDSYREIKKKKKSKKSKKKKDKEKHKEKKHSKSKKSSGLSTSLVVSEVTASLPVSPSSTQFAVPAPPPPPPAPLLLPPPPPPPPLPPPPPPPVFHTDGSSEKKKKKEEKEKAEKLEKEKPKKKNMSAYQVFCKEYRVNIVADHPGIDFGELSKKLAEVWKQLPEKDKLVWKQKAQYLQHKQNKAEATTVKRKATSSEGAPKLKASLTGTLSPHKKSPSSTVVLSSSPVKVPETDPIDVAAHLQLLGESLSLIGHRLQETEGMVAVSGSLSVLLDSIICALGPLACLTSQLPELNGCPKHVLSNTLDNIAYIMPGL; from the exons ATGGATCTCCTTAAGGCCATCACATCACCTTTGGCCACAGGCTCCAAGTCTTCCAAAAGATCATCTGAAAAATCATCCCATTCTTCATTCTCTGCCTCCAACTATTCAGAGAGCAAGAAGGAGCACCACAAGAAGAAGCCAAGTGGGAGCAGTAGTGACCTGTCGCTGGAAGATGGCACTTTCCACAAGTCCAAAAAGATCAAGCCCCCCTATATGAGCACTGAAACATTGACATTGTGTGAGCCTGATGGCTTAAAGATGAAGCTTATCCTCTCACCTAAAGAGAAGGGGGGAAGCACAGCAGAAGAGCCCTTTCCACATTCTGCACCATCAATGTTAAAAAAGTCCTCCAAAAAGTCATCTCGGGATGAACAAGGCTCATTCCTTCCAAGTCACGATATGCACAGCTTCTTGAAATCGTCCCGAAAGAAGCACAAACCACCTCCAGACCCACACACCCCTCCAGCTGCTGAGAGCTTTAGCCCAGACACTTCTCTTTTCCCAGAAGGCCAAAGCAACGAGTTTGAGCTTTCGGGCCTAGAACAGCAACTGGAATCTGGTTCGTCCTCTGGAGGTGAGCTAGAAGCTGGAGAGCTGGTGATTGACGATTCATATCGGGAgatcaaaaagaagaagaaatcaaagaAAAGTAAGAAGAAAAAGGACAAAGAGAAACAcaaagaaaagaaacactcaaaatctaaaaagagcTCTGGGCTTTCAACTTCATTGGTGGTGTCAGAAGTCACTGCATCGCTGCCAGTCTCTCCAAGCAGCACACAGTTTGCTGTTCCTgcaccaccgccacctcctccagcccctcttcttcttcctcctcctcctcctcctcctcctcttcctccacctcctcctcctcctgtttttcACACAGATGGCTCaagtgagaagaagaagaagaaagaagaaaaagagaaggctGAGAAATTGGAGAAAGAAAAG CCAAAGAAGAAGAACATGTCTGCCTACCAAGTATTCTGTAAGGAATATCGAGTGAACATTGTGGCTGATCATCCAGGGATAG ATTTTGGTGAACTGAGTAAAAAGTTGGCAGAAGTTTGGAAACAGCTTCCAGAGAAGGATAAACTA GTTTGGAAGCAGAAAGCTCAGTATTTGCAACATAAGCAGAATAAAGCAGAGGCTACAACAGTGAAAAGGAAAGCAACCTCATCAGAGGGTGCTCCAAAACTAAAAG CTTCTCTAACAGGAACGCTATCACCCCATAAGAAATCCCCATCTAGTACTGTAGTGTTATCTTCCTCACCAGTCAAAGTTCCTGAAACTGATCCCATTGATGTAGCGGCACATTTGCAATTGCTGGGAGAATCCCTAAGTCTCATTGGCCACAGGTTACAGGAGACAGAG GGGATGGTGGCTGTATCAGGAAGCTTGTCAGTGCTACTGGATTCGATTATTTGTGCCCTGGGCCCTTTAGCCTGCCTGACATCCCAGCTACCTGAACTAAATGGCTGTCCCAAACATGTTTTG tCAAACACATTAGACAACATTGCCTACATCATGCCTGGACTCTGA
- the HMGXB4 gene encoding HMG domain-containing protein 4 isoform X2, which yields MHVPHLILLLWILPDLSPFELSLPLESSSKKRKKVGSPPSTDTAMDLLKAITSPLATGSKSSKRSSEKSSHSSFSASNYSESKKEHHKKKPSGSSSDLSLEDGTFHKSKKIKPPYMSTETLTLCEPDGLKMKLILSPKEKGGSTAEEPFPHSAPSMLKKSSKKSSRDEQGSFLPSHDMHSFLKSSRKKHKPPPDPHTPPAAESFSPDTSLFPEGQSNEFELSGLEQQLESGSSSGGELEAGELVIDDSYREIKKKKKSKKSKKKKDKEKHKEKKHSKSKKSSGLSTSLVVSEVTASLPVSPSSTQFAVPAPPPPPPAPLLLPPPPPPPPLPPPPPPPVFHTDGSSEKKKKKEEKEKAEKLEKEKPKKKNMSAYQVFCKEYRVNIVADHPGIDFGELSKKLAEVWKQLPEKDKLVWKQKAQYLQHKQNKAEATTVKRKATSSEGAPKLKASLTGTLSPHKKSPSSTVVLSSSPVKVPETDPIDVAAHLQLLGESLSLIGHRLQETEGMVAVSGSLSVLLDSIICALGPLACLTSQLPELNGCPKHVLSNTLDNIAYIMPGL from the exons ATGCATGTACCTCATTTGATCCTTCTCCTCTGGATTCTTCCAGACCTCTCTCCTTTTGAACTATCCCTGCCTTTGGAATCATCttcaaagaagaggaagaaagtaGGGAGTCCACCCTCTACTGACACTGCCATGGATCTCCTTAAGGCCATCACATCACCTTTGGCCACAGGCTCCAAGTCTTCCAAAAGATCATCTGAAAAATCATCCCATTCTTCATTCTCTGCCTCCAACTATTCAGAGAGCAAGAAGGAGCACCACAAGAAGAAGCCAAGTGGGAGCAGTAGTGACCTGTCGCTGGAAGATGGCACTTTCCACAAGTCCAAAAAGATCAAGCCCCCCTATATGAGCACTGAAACATTGACATTGTGTGAGCCTGATGGCTTAAAGATGAAGCTTATCCTCTCACCTAAAGAGAAGGGGGGAAGCACAGCAGAAGAGCCCTTTCCACATTCTGCACCATCAATGTTAAAAAAGTCCTCCAAAAAGTCATCTCGGGATGAACAAGGCTCATTCCTTCCAAGTCACGATATGCACAGCTTCTTGAAATCGTCCCGAAAGAAGCACAAACCACCTCCAGACCCACACACCCCTCCAGCTGCTGAGAGCTTTAGCCCAGACACTTCTCTTTTCCCAGAAGGCCAAAGCAACGAGTTTGAGCTTTCGGGCCTAGAACAGCAACTGGAATCTGGTTCGTCCTCTGGAGGTGAGCTAGAAGCTGGAGAGCTGGTGATTGACGATTCATATCGGGAgatcaaaaagaagaagaaatcaaagaAAAGTAAGAAGAAAAAGGACAAAGAGAAACAcaaagaaaagaaacactcaaaatctaaaaagagcTCTGGGCTTTCAACTTCATTGGTGGTGTCAGAAGTCACTGCATCGCTGCCAGTCTCTCCAAGCAGCACACAGTTTGCTGTTCCTgcaccaccgccacctcctccagcccctcttcttcttcctcctcctcctcctcctcctcctcttcctccacctcctcctcctcctgtttttcACACAGATGGCTCaagtgagaagaagaagaagaaagaagaaaaagagaaggctGAGAAATTGGAGAAAGAAAAG CCAAAGAAGAAGAACATGTCTGCCTACCAAGTATTCTGTAAGGAATATCGAGTGAACATTGTGGCTGATCATCCAGGGATAG ATTTTGGTGAACTGAGTAAAAAGTTGGCAGAAGTTTGGAAACAGCTTCCAGAGAAGGATAAACTA GTTTGGAAGCAGAAAGCTCAGTATTTGCAACATAAGCAGAATAAAGCAGAGGCTACAACAGTGAAAAGGAAAGCAACCTCATCAGAGGGTGCTCCAAAACTAAAAG CTTCTCTAACAGGAACGCTATCACCCCATAAGAAATCCCCATCTAGTACTGTAGTGTTATCTTCCTCACCAGTCAAAGTTCCTGAAACTGATCCCATTGATGTAGCGGCACATTTGCAATTGCTGGGAGAATCCCTAAGTCTCATTGGCCACAGGTTACAGGAGACAGAG GGGATGGTGGCTGTATCAGGAAGCTTGTCAGTGCTACTGGATTCGATTATTTGTGCCCTGGGCCCTTTAGCCTGCCTGACATCCCAGCTACCTGAACTAAATGGCTGTCCCAAACATGTTTTG tCAAACACATTAGACAACATTGCCTACATCATGCCTGGACTCTGA